From the genome of Triticum aestivum cultivar Chinese Spring chromosome 1A, IWGSC CS RefSeq v2.1, whole genome shotgun sequence:
TTTGTAAAATCTTAAAATAATATGCctgctcagtctttcggaggtgctcataaggatATGATGTACGTGTGTGCTTTTATAGGGATAAGTGTATGCGTGTACATACGAGCACTTGCATCTGTACCGTGTTTAAAAAAAGTATTCTCGATGGTTTGAGAGCTTTACAAAGAACAACTCTGAATGATACTCCGCCGAGCCCCCATTCTACACGTGAAGCAGATGCGCTCGTTCAACTCCTGCTCCAGATGGCTAGTTAGTTAAGCACGCTGTTTATGTATTACCAAAAAGGAAAACATTATACTAGTCCCAACGTGGGGACTAAAATTTCAACAGGGGGAGCAGCAAAGCCATCACCAACTGTGAATAATTGGAACCATCTACTGCTCCAAACGCAGGGGACCATCAATCGCCCTGATGCAAGGAATGGCACTCGCCATTCATCACTTGGATAAACCAGTGATTGTCCAATCGAATTTTTAGCCACTTTTTTGGGTGACACCTTACCTAGGTCGGTCTATGATCATTTATATGCCGAGATTAAGGCACTTTTGGCTGATAGGGAGTTTGTTCCTCTGAAAATTGGTAAAGATCAAAACAGGatatatacattggagatgtatcaatgttgTTCATATAGTTTGCTAGATTGTTGCATGCTGGTTTCTGtgctagtcatgaattatttactgaaaCAAATGATTGGCTTGCCTAATTTTCCAACACACATCCTGTGTCTTGCCCGGTCGCAGGCCATCGTCGTCCCCTTCCCCTCCGGCTAAAGCACATCCTGGTGGTGCTCACTACGATGAGCGGCGCTGTCGAATATGGGGAAGTGATCCGCCCTTTGCgctaaagcatatacctccggggctcatGGGAGTCCGATGAGCGGGCTACCGGACATGGGGAAGCCAGTGAAGATCCGCGACGGTTAGCCGTAGATTAGTCAAGGGTATCTTTGTCGTGGGAATGGATATCCGCCGACGCCGGCCGTTGACTACTTTTACCTTAGTCCGACATAGTTTTTAGTTAAAAAATatccaaaatgtaatgaatttttgTTTGGTTTATATAAAATccgccgtgtttgcacgaatttcttTTGGTTAGTTCAAACAGTCGTTAAAATGTATGCATGTAGTGATGGATGGCAGGCTCCCGCATCTGTGCCCGCAGACAGATGTTGGAGCAAATTTGTGGGTCAGCGTAGATGTCCTGAGGACCAGGGTCTTACAACACCTTTGAGCAATAGTATATTCCAATGGGGATGCATTGTGATTCATAAAAAATGCTTATATTTTGTGTAGAAAAATATGATCAACTATGATTTTATTTACAAATTTCGTAAAAAATAATTTCTGCACAACAATTACATGAATTGTACTGTAGCATTTTATTAGTTACCTGAAATTTATTTTTACACAGCTAAAATAGATTACATCTTTGATGAGAAAAAATAATACCTGAAATAATGCTTTTCTTTCTAAGTTTCAAATATAAATTCATCGAGTCGAGTTCTTATGAATGTTTTCACGTTTCATATAGGTTCATTCAGGCCAAATGCTTAATTCTGCTCATTCTGTGTATTCCCAGCTAAATGCTCCAGTTTCTAAAAGAAAAGTCCTTTAGAACATGGGCGCGGTCTACAATGGCATTCTTTGGTATAAAGATCATTACACCGAGTATGTTTCTCTATATCATCGATAGTTTGTTTAATTATTTGAAACGGATATATCATCGATAGTCAAACCCGAAATGTCAGACTCTTCATACATACTTTTAAATGACCTTATAGAGTCATAGAAACGGTATGATCAGACAGAGCCCAGAAATCTGCATGTTGCCGCGGCTACTGTTAAACAAACTAAGACATCCTAAACTCCAATTCAATTGCTGGTATAGTAAGATTATTATCAGTCTAGTTTtttgtgtctgtgtgtgtgggactagaagctccatttttctcaagtTCTTCACGCGCTATTAAGTCTGAAAGATATCTATGTCCGTTTCCAGTTTGTTGCCGTGCAGAAAAGTTTCAGACGGCAGTGACAGTGCTGCGTGCACAGCCAAGGGACCTTGTGTTCTTCTCTGTAAGCCTCTGTCGGAGAACAGTAGCCTTCTCTGGCTGGGTCGGCGGTCACGGCTGACAAAGACCGGACTCGTTCAGAGTCCAACCACTGCTCTTTGGTGCAAGATAAGAGTGCTGGCAACCAACCAGGATTAGATAGGATGATGGCAATATACCCAAGGATCGACATGGATTGATGGGTGTGAATCGTGATTGAAGCTGGAAAGAATCGACCATGCATGCAGCATGCTAGACCTGCACATTCATGAATGCACCGATGAAATGCGCGTGTATATGACAACTATTGATTGAACTGAATAGCATggcaacaaaaataataataatggacGTTCTCTTTTAGTTGGTGGGAATTTGTCGGTTGTTCGTTCAGATGATCAGACAAGGGAAATAGACGTTGCTTTCCTTTGCTCCCACAGTTTCCCAGTGTTCACTTCACACCACACTATCACTATTGTGCCACACTCGTTCTTCACGCTCATATCGATCGCGCAGCTGTAAAGGCAGAACGGACTGTAACATCTCTGGTGGGAACATGCGCAGATTAGTCAGAGTTAACAAGTCAGCCTAAGCAACTGATGGTATATTTAGGGATACTGCCTCAGTTGATGCTCATAATTAACATAGTTTTTTCCTTCTTTCTGGACGACGTTAACCTAGGACTAGTAGTAGTGGTTAGTTTATCGTTCAACTATAACTATTCTTCGCAGTTTGAGAGCTTTACAAAGAACGGCTCTGAATGGTAGTAGTATATATGTTTCATTGATCACGCAGAAGACTATAAGACTGAATTTTTTTTTTGAGAGTAAAGAATGCCGGATTGTCACTTTGCCCTAGCTTGTTGGGACTCGATTACTGCCAGTAAGAACAGAGGTATCTCAGCACTAGATGAAATCTCGTTTCTCGCCAAAGTGCTCCCTACCAAAATTGTCATTATGAGTTGTTGGCGCATCTGGATGCAGAGAGATGCCAAACTCTTCAAGGTCCAAAATGCTTCTGTTACCTCTGGAGTCTGGAGACGCCTCCTCAAGATGGATCTTCTGTTGATCACTCACACAATAAAGGATAAATTCAAGGATACACTTTATAGCTGGGTTGAAGATTATTTAACTTGATTATCATGACTCACACGATGTTTCCTAGAGCTGGCATAGGATAAACTTTCACTGGGTGCAACTTGTAACTTGTACTTTGTATATATTTTAATATAATTTACGGTAGAACGATTGTTCTATGGTTCTTGGTTTGAAAAATTAAATAAATGCGGAGCCCCCAATTCTACACGTGAAGCAGATGCGCTCGTTCAATTCCGGTTCCACATGGCTAGTTAGTTAAGCACGCTGTTTATATATTACCACAAAGGAAAACATTATACTAGTCCCAACGTGGGGACTGAAATTTCAAGGGGGAGCAGCAAAGCCATCATCAGCGGCGAAGAACTGGAACCATCTATCGCCGTGAATGATCCAGCACGTGTACGTGTTTATATAGATACACATGGCTGCGGGCGATGTCTGACCATTAATTTAATTTTCCCTATTTGACTAATCGGCCAGCATGCCATATCTGACCAAAATACCGGGTCAACGTCAGGCTGGGAATTTGACTTGGAAGTCTTGCGGCATCGTCTACTTTGCATACGGAGAAAACACTTTGAATATTTACTGCCCGATCCCGACTTTCCGAGGCTTCCGTATGTTTGGTCAATTCTGATGATTCTAATCTAGGAACATGCATATTGCCTTGACCAGTGACCACCCATCTGGCGTCCTCGTCCaggtaagtactccctccgttccgaattacttgtcttggatttgtctagatacggatgtatctagacttagatacatccgtatctagacaaatccaagacaagtaattcggaacggaaggAGTAGTACATACGACGTCCTATAAACCACCTAATTTAATCGTCTTCCTCGCTCTGTCGAAAACGCAATGCAGTGCTACTTCAATAAGTTTTGCACCCCTCTGTCAAGGGAGGGGCGATGATAGCGGCATGCATTTGGTTCCCTTTAGTGTCATCGTTAAGTAGTCTGCAAAtatgaatgtaatttttattatttaaaGTGTTTGCTGTAATatcatgattaaagatgaataaaTCGAAAGTTGTTtccccaaaaaaaagaaagaaaggaaaacccAACCTGTTTGAGGCACTAACGTCAAGCAGGAGCGCAAAAGACAGTATATCGCCCGTAGCAAGCATTATGATATTCTGCATGCGGATTTTTTTTGGGAAACAACTTTTGTCCGTTTTATAAATGTTTTCCTtgtttccttttctattttctATCTTTTTTCTGTTTAtatttctattttttcctttttatgtttcTTTTGCACTTTCCTACTTTAAGTTTTTACAATAAGTATAAACGTTTTTCAGAAATTACGTGAGTTTCTTTTCATGGCTTGAGCACTTTTCCAAAAGTACATGAATAACTGTTAAAATACTTGAATACTTCTCAAAAGTACATAAACATTTTTTCCTAAATGCACGatcatttaaaaaaaatacatgaacattttttaaaggtgTGGATACTTTTAAAAGCACATGAACATATTTTAAAAGGTAGACCAGTCTCCTAAAAAAAGAAGACTAGTATGAGTGTGTAAGAACAAAAATGAACCTCGGTGATTGGCTGCTCACCCCACCTGATGTGGAGGGAACTAGAGGGGAACTAAATGCGCAAACATTTGAAACAAATATGGTACCAGTTTTTTTAAAGGGATGAATACTTTTTATAAGTAGACTACATTTTTTCCAATGTATGAACACTtctcaaaaaaatatttttttaaatgcatgaataagTTTTAAATCTACTAAATATTTTATTAAATATGTTAACACTTTTAAATCATATGAGATTATTAAGAGCCCAAACATTTTTTAGTTACATGGTCATTTTTTGAATAATCCAAATTAAGTTTTTAATTAGACGTCAATTTTCGTGAAATATTCTTTTAAAACTGGAGTTTTATTAAATACTCCCTCAGtatagaaatataagagcgtttagatcactactttagtgatctaaacattcttatatttctttacaggggTAGTACATTATATGAAATAGTGAGGAAAACGTTTTGGGATTTATACatagaaaaatgaaaagaaaacttTGCTTGCTTAGTGGGCGGAATTAAGCCGACCCATGAGCAGGCAATGTAGGCGAGCCTCCCTTCATGCGCTTCTTAGAGACACATAGACATAGTAGCGTCCAAGTAGGAGAAAGTCAAGAGCAACTAAACGAAGGTTATTCCAAGGTTATGCGTGGGCCAGGCCAATCTAATGCGTGGTGGACCAAAAAGGCACCTCAAGCCGCAATGAGGGTTTGAAATGTGTTTTTTCTTCTGGTTTTTGCATGGTAGGCCCCGATTTTggccttttttgtttttttttattttcctttgtttttcACTTGTTTTTCTTTCTCCAGCTTTTATCAACTTGTGCTAGTAACAGTACACTTCATACTTGGAGTACATGTTCCAAGACATGCAAATGACATGTTGTACTAGCAATACAAGTTGCAACACATGAAGCATAGGTTGGAGCGGGCGAGAAGAACATGTTACACCAGGTGGTACATGTTGCCACACTGAAAGTACATATTGCACCCGGGATTTCAGGGTGCATTGTGTAGCAAGTACACGTTACACCATGTGAGAAGCACATGTTACACCAAGGACTATAAATTGCACCATGAGAGGGCTACACATTGCATTACACATGAGTTCACTACCCATGGGAAGTACAAGTATGTTGTCATTGGAAGTACAAGCTGCATTTGAAAATAAGTTCACTGAAATGTATTAACACAAGAACTACTTTTGAAGATATGGACACGACAAATGTTACGATGAAATCTGTTTGCAATTTGGACACTCAATTTAGATAACTTTGATTGAAATTTACACCGCACGAGAAAAATGCATCCTTCAGAAAAAACATACACATGAACTTCCTGGTGACGACAAGTGGTTTATATGCATTGTGTCACGCGTCACCACCCTCAAAGATGCACCACAAAACACATATTTTTTGCGGGGGACCACGAGAGAAGTTTGAGGCAACCTTTGCACCTGTACCCTAACTTGTGATTTTTGAGAAATTGTTATTTTTAAGTAAGAAGTTATTTTTTAGCAAGAAAGATTATTGTTTTTTAGAAATAACTATATTTTTTTCATAGCAGCAAGATATTATTGTATAGATGCAATGCTTTTGGATCCAAGACCCAAAAACTACAAAGTAGCTCATACAACTAAGAATTACATGTGAAATATCTTGAAAACATCTTCTCCGTGGTATCAATCTTGTAAAATGAAAATGAATCACTGCAAAGAGAGTGCAATTGGATAGGAACAGTGATACTTCCACTCATTTACCCACATGAGCTTGTTTATCAAAAAGGTTTTTTTAGCGACATGAGTCGCCGGAAGGAAGCCATGAGAAAGAAACATAATTGGTGCCGGAATGATCCTCTAGGAGTGCATAGCGTTGAACCACAAGATTATCACCATAGTGTCGAGAAAAATATTTTAAGTCGAAGAAAAAAATCAAACCAACAAAAAGAACATGACACAGTAATCTAAACTTACCATATTTGAATAATTGACTCTTTGATAACACAAACCTCTCTGCCTTCATGGCACCCCCAAAGAAAAACCAAAGTAATTTTATTCGCAAAACACCACTATATGATGACGATGACCATACAATTCTTGATGACTGAGACCCCCACATCTCAGTGCCAAGATGGTAACGGGAGGTGTGGGGATCGAAGGTATCCCGCCGACGACCAGTGTTCCTCGAGCCCTAAACTCTCAATTGATTGATTACATAAGATTACCGCTTGTGCCGTCTTCCGTGTTGAAATTGGTGATGTGGACGGCATGCATGGTTTTGGGCTGCTACTCAGGGCATGGGCATCCGGATCGCAATGTACGACATTGTCAGCTCTTCCTCCATGACGTCTTCCTTTGGCCCGATCCAATTCTACAACCCACTTGCCAACTCTTCTTGACCTTCAAGGTTGGGTGCATTGATTTGCTTTGTCCTGGTGGTGTGGCCGCGCGACAATGGTGTCGGCTTTGTTCGCGACGTGGCCTAGCTACTCTGGATCTCGCTTCCTTGCCTTCCATGACCGGAGTATATGCTTGGGCGAGTGTGTGATGTGTTGTATCCTATCCCTCTCCTCTTTGTTACTTTGTTCTCTCCTATCCCTTGATGAAAGATACGCAAACTTTGCGTATTCGAAAAATGTAAGATTTTTTTTAGGCTGTAAgatttttgcttttgttttttagaagaGTTTGTAAGATTTTTTTTTTTAGAAGAGGCTGTaagatttttatttttttagaagaGGCTGTAAGATTATTGCTTTTTTTTAGTAACGGCTGTAAGATTACACATGCTGAGCTACCAAGTTCGAATATGGCCCATGGACAAACCCAACAACTGCGGCCCCAAGGTCCTAAGCCCACGAACTTCGACCCACCATGCCGTGAGGCCTCTTCTCCCAGTTCAACCCTAGCCTCGTCTAAAAAAAAAGTTCAACCCTAGCCGCATCTCGTTAGGTAttcacagccgccgccgccgccgccgccctccctgtCCTCCGCTCGTCTTCTTCCTAGTCGCAGCGCGCGACGGCAACTGCTGCCGCGTTCGACATGAGCTGCCCCCCGGCAACTCGCTGACGCGCGGCCCGTTCCCGCGACGCGCCCTGACGGCGTGGTGAAGGCAGGGGAGGACCGTCGACGGCTAGCAGCGGCAGCGCCGACAGCATCTTTGCTCCTCCgttttcccctcttcctccttcccatCTCCCTCCCAGCGCCATTCCACACCACCGTCCCAGCTATCGACCCCAACTCGACCCCGACGGTCTTCCGATCCCCGGCCAGGGGACGCTGCCTCGACCCGCGCTCCCTGCAACTGCCTAGCCCACCAACGGAATGGCGCAGCTTCCTGCTGCCATTGTAGCGTCATCGGAGGGAAGTTCATATGTGATCAAGATAGACGGATACTCAAGACTCAAGGGGCAAATCGAGCATGGAAACTACGTGCAATCTACCCCTTTCACTGTTGGAGGTCACGATTGGGCCGTGGAGTATTACCCAAACGGTTGCTACGCCGAAAAGTATGAAGCCGGTTTCATATCTGTTTTTCTAGCTCTGTATTCTGATGTTTCTAACGATGTGAAAGCGAAAGTTGGATTTAGTCTGCTTGACAAAGATGGAGAACCACTGGAATCAAAAAGCATGATCACCCATGAGCATATCTTCGATAGCAAAGGTTCAGACTGGGGTTTCTCTAATTTTATCAAGGTTGCTGATCTCGAGAGCTCAGTGTATCTAAGAGACGACAGTTTCAGCATCAGGTGTGATGTTACGGTTATGAAGCCTGTCCATAAAGTTAATCGGTTTATTGTGGTTCCTCCAAGTAACTTGCACCAGCATCTCGGTGACCTCCTCATCAGCTTGGATGGAGCGGATGTGACCTTTCGGGTTGGCGGGGAAAGCTTCTTGGCCCATAGGTCCGTGCTTGCTGCTCGGTCATTAGTATTCAGGGCGGAGCTCTTTGGCCCCATGAAGGAGAGTGGGAACAGTTTGATTGAAATTAGCGATATGGAAAGTGACGTGTTCAAGTCTTTGCTCCACTTCATTTACACTGACTCGCTGCCTGTTCCTGAGACAACTGATGAGGGTGAAACAGGAAGAGAGATGGTGATAGCTGGTCATCTACTTGTTGCGGCAGACAGGTACAACATTGAGAGGCTCAAGCTGATATGCGAAGAGAAGTTGTGCAACCTCATTGACTCTGACGTCGTGGCGACTAGTTTGGCTCTAGCTGAGCAGCACGGCTTGCATAGAATCAAGGAGGCCTGTTTTGAGTTCCTCGCTTCGCCTTCCAATTTGGAGACGATGATGGCAAGTGATGGTTACGAGCATCTGAAGAATAGCTGCCCATCTGTTCTCAGGGAGCTGGCTGCTAGCTTCCTGCCGGCCGAGCTGAAAGCGGTCAAAGATATTATCATGACAACTTAGTAGTGTAGCTAATGATCACTGCATCTTATCATATTTAGTATCTATGTTGTTACCTATTGTCGTGTGTATGGGTACATGTAGGTCTCAGTGGCTTGGGCTCAGGGCAAAACTATCTAGTATATCCATGCTGGAATCAGAATATGAACTAGTTGGGTGATTCCTATGTTATTGTATTTGCTGGGATGCAGGATTAATGTTGAACT
Proteins encoded in this window:
- the LOC123091771 gene encoding BTB/POZ and MATH domain-containing protein 1 translates to MAQLPAAIVASSEGSSYVIKIDGYSRLKGQIEHGNYVQSTPFTVGGHDWAVEYYPNGCYAEKYEAGFISVFLALYSDVSNDVKAKVGFSLLDKDGEPLESKSMITHEHIFDSKGSDWGFSNFIKVADLESSVYLRDDSFSIRCDVTVMKPVHKVNRFIVVPPSNLHQHLGDLLISLDGADVTFRVGGESFLAHRSVLAARSLVFRAELFGPMKESGNSLIEISDMESDVFKSLLHFIYTDSLPVPETTDEGETGREMVIAGHLLVAADRYNIERLKLICEEKLCNLIDSDVVATSLALAEQHGLHRIKEACFEFLASPSNLETMMASDGYEHLKNSCPSVLRELAASFLPAELKAVKDIIMTT